AACACCAACCGAGATTGGCTATGGGGAGGGGGTAGGGGCAGTGGGTAGTGGGGAGGGGTAGTCGGTAGATTTTGCTCCACTTCCCTAGTTCCTTCTTCTGCTTCCCAGTCCTCAGTATCCAGACGATTGCTTGGGGGGCTAGGAGGCAGTAGCAGGGTAAACTCGCTGCCGCTGCCCGGTTTAGAAATAAATGTAACGTCTCCTCCGTGGAGGCGAGTTAGACGCTGAGTTAATACCAGCCCCAGCCCTGTACCATCAAACTGACGAGTCAGGGGATTTTCTAGCTGTTGGAATTTCTGAAATATTAAGTGCTGCTTTTCGTCTGGGATACCAATACCAGTATCCCAGACGGTAAAAGCAATCCAACCTTCCCAACGGCTCACCCTCAGACCGATAGAGCCGCTAGCCTCTGTAAACTTAAGGGCGTTAGAGAGCAGGTTAACTAGCATCTGGCGCAGACGCAGTTCGTCTGCGATTAGGGTGTCTAAACCGGATTCAATGGATAGGGTGAAATTGGGCTCTGGGTCGCTAGCAATCCGCTCTTCGTCGTCTGTTTTATTTTTTCCGCAATGGAGTTGTCGGGCTTGCTCGTAAGCGCGATCGCATACACTCTGAATATCCACGATCGCAAAGGTCAGATCCAGCTGCCCAGTCTCCATGCGCGTAAGATCCAAAATGTCGTTGACCACCGTCATCAGATGGCGAGCGCTCTGGTAGATCAGTCGGGTATAGCGGAGTTGGCGATCGTTGAGCGCTCCGAGTAACCGATCCTTTAGTAAGCTCGACAACCCCAGAACAGCGGTGAGGGGGGTCTTGAGTTCGTGGCTGATGCAGGCTAAAAATTCATCTTTGAGTCGGTTGAGTTGGAGCAGATCGGCATTTTTAGCTGCCAGTTCTTTGGCAACCTGCTGTTCGTCTGTCACATCCTGAGCTAGCACCAGCCACAAGTCAGTGCAGCCGCCTACCTGCTCGTTACTTCGTGCTGAGTGCTTCGTTTTGAGTGCTTCGTACTGAATTTTAAATGCTTCGTACTGAATCCTGAGCTTCTCGTTTTCGAGTCTGGGTATGGGATGCGAGATGACGGCACTATCTGTAGTATCTCCTAAAGTTGCTAGGCGAAAGTGCCCAGAAGGGTGTGCTACGTGGATCGGCTCTTTTGGCGTACCTTTTTCTATCTCTGAGAGATTCTGGTTGGATAAAACATTGCCCAGCCGAATTTTGACGAATTGCCACACTCGCTCCGAACCATTTTGCATCGGACAGACACAAATGCAAGTATTTGGATTTGTACCTATATGACACAGCTTAGGTAAGGAGGTCGGATCTGTGGAAGAGATCTGGGTCTTACCCAGATTGCCTGCTGCCCAAGTAGGCAGGAAATTTTGCAAAACTGAGAAGTCTAATATGCTTAGAGGTTCGGGGATGATATGCTCCCATTCGCCCGTTTTGTAGTTCTCTGACGGGGGTGTTATTTCTTCTAATAAAGCGGCTGCTTCTCGTCTGAGGAATTCAGGATCTTGCAATGCTCCGAAGTGTGTGCGCCATGCTAAATTTTGTTTAACTGATTGACCGCTACCAGTTTGCAACATAATGGGCAAAGGCAGTCGTTCTAGAAGTTCTACGAGGGGATCGATCGCCCCAAGTTGGGTAGCGATATTGTTGCCAACTGTGCCATTTGAGGGGTTTGTGCCATCAAATCCCTCAAATTGGTAGCCTGCGTCTGGTTTTTGTGCCGGTTCGGAATCTCCTAACTGCTCTACTGATAAGTGGTTAGCCAGGTATTGCAGCAAACGCTGACTATCGAGCAAACCCAGAAACTTGCCTGTTAAGTCAACTAGAGCCCAGTCCGAGTATGCACCTGTTTTGTATCTTTGGTCTTGGAGGTATGGCCAAAATTGCTTCAAGGTAAAATCGGCAGGCAAGGTCGCTAGTGGCTCTATAACGGATAAACCCAGATCTGATAAAGATTGGTCTAAATTAAACTCTGTAGCAATTTGCCGTCTGCGGGATGTAACTGATGAGTTGTTAGCGGCTCTATCGATCCTTGTATCTGCGTTCAAATCCGTGTGTGCTTCTACCCCCCCAACAAAGAGCCCTCCCACGGCTCTGCTTGGGAAGGTGGGGTGTTGGAGGGGCTCGAAATCCACTGTCACCTTGGATAAGTTCAGGTAGGGCAATAAGCTGCTCAGGTGCAGCATTCCCAGTGGGCGCTGTTGTTCGCTCACCACTACCAAGCGATCGGTGTAACAGATCTGGTTTCCGTCCATCTCGCACTTGCCCTGGGCTAAAATCTCTAGCACGGCGGCGAGGCTCGTCATCTGCGTACAGATGGGAACGGTGACGATAAATTGTTTCAGGCAGGGGGTCGGCATGGGTATGTGCTTTCTGGCTGGCAGTTCAAAATAACTGAAAGCGCCGAAAGCGCTTCTTTGAGTCCACAGTCCCACGACTTTCACGCCTCAACCTCTACCTACAGGGTAGGCGGTGCGTCTTTTTCAAGTGGAAGCAATACCCGCAAGTAGGGTATTGCTGTCGTTTAACGCAGAGTAGGAGACGCTTAAAATCGGGTCTTGATCATATTATGATCCCAGCATGAATTTTGCTTCTATCTCAGCAATTACAATTAATGAGAATTCAACTAATGTTAGCTTAATGTTAAGGATTGTATTGATCCCTCTCAGGATCTCTATCCTGGGGGGGAGGAATTATACAGCCAGTTGATAACCTTACTGCCTAAAGCGCGTGCGATCGCAACTTTTTATCTGTACCTTTTTGCCTTCTTCCCTACCGGCTGGGCTGCTACAGCAGTTTTTGAGTGGCGAACGCTATATGCTGACTCAATTCCAGTCAAAAGAGGCGTTTTTAAATTTTGTCCAGCAGGAACAGCAACAACTAGATTGCCTAGTTTTACATGATGTCCCAGAGTTGTTGGCCCTTCTCAAGCAGCTGCACCAGCAAGGCACGCTCTTACCAAGCGTGATTTTCTCATTGGAGACAGAAGTAAGCTCTCGCCAAACCGCTGGAAAGGAGATTCATGAGTCTACACCCGCAGAAACGCCAAGGGACACCTCAGCAGACTCCACCCCAAAGTGTTCGATCGATTTCTACGAGGCTTCGGCTTTGAGAGTCTCTATTAGCGAACTGGAGAAAATTCCCGATCTGATCGATCGCGCGATCGCTAAATTTCTGGAGCTTTCTTCCGAGACGATCCTCTATGATAAATCTTCCATCGCGGACTCTAGAGGCAAACCAAATCTCCTCCTGCAACAGCAGCAGCGGCTGGCTGAGAAACTAAGGGAACGATTAGGGTATCTGGGTGTGTATTACAAGCGAAATCCCAAACATTTTTTCCGCAATATTCCAGCTGCGAAAAAGCACGAGTTCCTGGAGCAACTCAAATTAGATTATCGCGAGATAGTTCTGAATTACTTCAATCAAGATAGCAACCTAAATCAAAAAATTGATGAATTTGTCAATACAACTTTTTTCTCAGACATTCCAGTTACTCATATCGTGGAAATTCACATGGAATTAATGGACGAGCTTTCTAAACAGCTTAAATTAGAAGGGCGGAGCGACGAAGTGTTATTAGATTATCGTCTGACCCTAATCGATGCGATCGCTCACCTATGCGAAATGTACCGCCGTTCGCTTCCCAAAGAATCTTGAGTCACGATCGGTGGTTCCTGGTTCGCCGTTTATGGTAAAAATCATAAATAACGAACAATGAATAATAAACAATGAATAATCAATAACCGACGAAAATCTATGACTCCTCTAAAGAAAACTTATGTTCTCAAGCTTTACGTCGCTGGGAACACACCTAACTCTGTACGAGCCTTAAAAATGCTAAAGAATATTCTTGAACAAGAGTTTCAAGGCGTTTACGCCCTGAAAGTTATTGATGTGCTAAAAAACCCACAACTGGCAGAGGAAGATAAAATCCTGGCAACTCCTACCCTGGCAAAAATATTGCCTCCTCCCGTTCGCAAAATTATTGGCGATCTTTCCGATCGAGAAAAAGTATTAATTGGTTTAGATCTCCTGTACGAAGAACTGCGTGAAGAAGAAGAATACGGTCTTTAAATAAATTTTGCTAAATTTGTTAGACTGGTTATGTGCGAAACCTAGCCTTGCCGCCCTTTATTTTATGGGGTTTTACTTCCATTTTTTAAGACAAAAACCATGAATAATCCAAATAATCAGATCGAGCAAAAACAGCAATTCGTAAAAGCAGGAGTCGAAAAAATTCGCACCCTTATCGAGGGATTTGATGATATAAGTTATGGCGGTTTGCCTGTCGGTAGAACCACATTAGTAAGCGGTACTTCTGGCACAGGAAAAACACTGTTGGCAATCCAGTTTATCTATAACGGCATCATCCATTTTGATGAGCCTGGAGTTTTTGTCACTTTTGAAGAATCGCCCAACGATATTATCAGAAATGCCTGTAGTTTCGGGTGGAATTTACAACAATTAGTCGATGATGGCAAGTTATTTATTTTGGATGCCTCTCCCGATCCAGAAGGACAGGATGTTGTCGGCAGTTTTGACCTTTCTGCTCTGATCGAGCGTCTGCAATATGCTATTCGCAAATACAAAGCTAAGCGGGTTTCTATTGACTCGGTAACGGCAGTGTTTCAACAGTATGATGCAGCATCGGTGGTGCGGCGAGAAATCTTTCGCTTAGTGGCACGTCTTAAGCTACTTGGCGTTACCAGTATCATGACAACCGAACGAGAGCAAGAATATGGCCCCGTGGCGCGTTTTGGGGTAGAAGAGTTTGTTTCCGACAATGTTGCGATCGTCCGAAATGTTTTAGAAGGAGAACGCCGTCGCCGCACGATGGAAATCCTGAAATTGCGAGGTACTACGCACATGAAAGGGGAATATCCTTTTACGA
The sequence above is drawn from the Argonema galeatum A003/A1 genome and encodes:
- a CDS encoding ATP-binding protein, encoding MKVVGLWTQRSAFGAFSYFELPARKHIPMPTPCLKQFIVTVPICTQMTSLAAVLEILAQGKCEMDGNQICYTDRLVVVSEQQRPLGMLHLSSLLPYLNLSKVTVDFEPLQHPTFPSRAVGGLFVGGVEAHTDLNADTRIDRAANNSSVTSRRRQIATEFNLDQSLSDLGLSVIEPLATLPADFTLKQFWPYLQDQRYKTGAYSDWALVDLTGKFLGLLDSQRLLQYLANHLSVEQLGDSEPAQKPDAGYQFEGFDGTNPSNGTVGNNIATQLGAIDPLVELLERLPLPIMLQTGSGQSVKQNLAWRTHFGALQDPEFLRREAAALLEEITPPSENYKTGEWEHIIPEPLSILDFSVLQNFLPTWAAGNLGKTQISSTDPTSLPKLCHIGTNPNTCICVCPMQNGSERVWQFVKIRLGNVLSNQNLSEIEKGTPKEPIHVAHPSGHFRLATLGDTTDSAVISHPIPRLENEKLRIQYEAFKIQYEALKTKHSARSNEQVGGCTDLWLVLAQDVTDEQQVAKELAAKNADLLQLNRLKDEFLACISHELKTPLTAVLGLSSLLKDRLLGALNDRQLRYTRLIYQSARHLMTVVNDILDLTRMETGQLDLTFAIVDIQSVCDRAYEQARQLHCGKNKTDDEERIASDPEPNFTLSIESGLDTLIADELRLRQMLVNLLSNALKFTEASGSIGLRVSRWEGWIAFTVWDTGIGIPDEKQHLIFQKFQQLENPLTRQFDGTGLGLVLTQRLTRLHGGDVTFISKPGSGSEFTLLLPPSPPSNRLDTEDWEAEEGTREVEQNLPTTPPHYPLPLPPPHSQSRLVLIVEATPVLIENLTNQLLGLGYRVVIARSGTEALEKARRLQPCTIFLNPLLPLLSGWDVLTLLKASAQTQHIPVIVTATRAEKNYAYSKRADDFLSLPVELDTLRKSLELLANSAKDSEKGSDKSASLTILRLIADATTDFTLGRSSAENTDNLDRHLTSSPPLSHLSSLLHQYNYRILEADDQEQAELLARIWHPEVVLLDGNITEPLAYLEQLSQYPALANLPLVTLDEKTTEAALKVTGRHGSLPLQVFPCLTPRGSLLDASTLLQAIQVAAGMTYKPSILVADISMLPDLSGRFGSKLEQQTGESTFLELSGQSEVKPTMPEMAAGNKKRAEWLQALIQYLQTAGLKGVLGHSWEEVLQQVQHRSVDLLLIHLGDSIANPAMLNELYALKQVARRPPTLVLARRSNADESSSSLPSSVVPSLEFPAVLGEVATQILPASLSMEELLEQIRHALGASPSP
- a CDS encoding circadian clock protein KaiA, whose amino-acid sequence is MRSQLFICTFLPSSLPAGLLQQFLSGERYMLTQFQSKEAFLNFVQQEQQQLDCLVLHDVPELLALLKQLHQQGTLLPSVIFSLETEVSSRQTAGKEIHESTPAETPRDTSADSTPKCSIDFYEASALRVSISELEKIPDLIDRAIAKFLELSSETILYDKSSIADSRGKPNLLLQQQQRLAEKLRERLGYLGVYYKRNPKHFFRNIPAAKKHEFLEQLKLDYREIVLNYFNQDSNLNQKIDEFVNTTFFSDIPVTHIVEIHMELMDELSKQLKLEGRSDEVLLDYRLTLIDAIAHLCEMYRRSLPKES
- the kaiB gene encoding circadian clock protein KaiB; this encodes MTPLKKTYVLKLYVAGNTPNSVRALKMLKNILEQEFQGVYALKVIDVLKNPQLAEEDKILATPTLAKILPPPVRKIIGDLSDREKVLIGLDLLYEELREEEEYGL